ttagccctgattctgcaaagatttaCTCATGCTTAATTTGACATGTCCACCGGACAACTCACAGCAGATACAATTAAGCACAGACGTAAGtttttgcaggaccagggcctttGATAGTAAGAtccttgaggcagggactgtccagTACTAATATATACCCAGCACGGTAGCTCCCTGGCCTTGGCAGGGGCCTCTAAGTGCTACAAAAATAGTAATTAATATGTTTATATATTAGAGTGGGTCAAAAATAGGGGGAGAAATTGCCCAGCCACATTTTCcgttttttctccccttttattCAGGATCTAACACTGCACCATCACTGTGGTGTGGGAAATCCGACTAACTAGGGGAGGGGGATTTCAATATGGCCTGTCTAAAATCCTCTGGGTTTTGTTAACACTTGTTTAATTCTCATACTTGAGGTCCTTCGGAAAATCCAGTACTTCCAACCTTGCAATTTAAGGGTGACAAAGCACCCACTTGTGAATCCTCCAAACAATTTTTaacactggggagaggggagggggagacaagctttggccttcctgactatacacacagagacacacacacaaaaatctggcAGAGcttcaaagaagaagaagaagaaaaaaacccattttGCCCTCTTTACAGATCACCTTTCATATTTCCCTTCTGTCCCTTGGACCCACACTGGAGCAGGCTGGTCCCTACATTTACAAGTCTTTAAGATCCCAGCCTGCCAGTGATCAAAAGTGACACCTCTTTTTCATGATCCCTCCTGCTGATATGCTTAGAAAAGCCAACTGTTATTAAAAACACCCTGTGCGTGTATTTCACAACACACTTCTGCTGATACAGTGCCTCTCACCTTGGGAACTTTCAGAACTGCTGAGTACTTTCCCTTTATGTCTCAGATTTGGCCTGAGAATAACCACTGTTTATTAAACCAGATCTGTGCGGTGTGTAGGTGCGAATACCAATTTTCCCCCAGAACATAAAAAGATAATGAAAGTGCCCAGCACAATCTTGGGTTGGGCTTTTAGGAGTTACAGTGGTACAAAAGGATAATATAAAACCACATTGGGAAGAAATTCAAACTTCTAACACTGTGTCCAACACAGCCACTAAACTGCTGAGTCGGAACCATTAAGACATTGGCAAGTTcttttcaatgtttatttttttcttagtttcTCCTGGTGCTAAATGCATAAAATAAAAACTACAGTCTCCTTCGCAAAGCAAGTTGCTTTCAGGTTTAACTTCCACAAGACTTATTTAGTTGGTACAATGCAAATGAATTACTTTTTTCAGCCAGGAGGCTGTTATAGTCAAAACGGGGGAATGACTTTTTGTTAGGGAGcagatggtgatttttttttaaattcagcttgtaaatataaatgtttttggATAGAAAATGAAAGCGAAATTAGATCTTCATTTACATAAGGCAAATTCTGTGCTGAAATATACCACAAACAAACTGAATATAGAAGATATCAACACACAGATTATTCTATGTAATATACAATATCTTAGTATGTGTTTTCATGGGTTATGGAGAAGATGTGGGCATGCATAACTCTCCAGATTATACAAAATCCCTGTTAAAATCGACATTATTCCTATTAAGAACGATCAGTGCTCTCTAAGCTACCTtgcaccaggaaaaaaaaaaaaaaaaggaagcaaactttaaaattaaaaaatagtgcCTATGCAGCTTTCTGTAAttttataaacaaatacaaactATTTAGTCTGTTTTACCATGTTAGGATCCTTTGACCAGAGAAATAACACTAGATTATGGTACTATTTGTTAAGTATTCTGTAGAtatcatatataaaaatatacacatcCACAGTACATTTAACCACgacactgaaaaaaaatcccagttcgttgcctttatataaaaaaaatagggTGAGTTGTAAGAGGTAAAAAGCTTTTGCTGGTTGTGTTACTGCAATAGAAAGATGGGTTGAAAATACAGATCCATGCCTGAGATGGTTACATATTTAAATCTTTCACTCACACTAGAGCTTTGTCTATCACCTGTAGAGATAAGTAAATAATGAATATTGGTGCAAAATcggtttttaaatatgtttttatttacaTCTGCTATTTATATGGTGATGGGGGCAAACTCCAGGCTGTCACTTCTTTGGTGGCAGTGTAACTTTTTTACCATATCCAATGTGTAACTTCACAAGCCCGCAGTCCTTTGGCCATCTCAGTCAATCTGCTGTTAAAGTTGTACCAAACGGTTGGAGATAAGTCACTGATCACCTCCGAGTACTGTGAACCCAGTTAGCCCCTAATGGGAAGCCGTCACCCCAAAGGAACTTTGCTTTGAGTTAAATATTATTAGTTTGTAGGAACATTCAAATgatcattaatttaaaaaaacatcatAAATCAGCAGTCAAAGCTAAAAGTGGGATCACAGactgcagaacatctggcataTGATTTTAACTGAAGGGTCAGTCTTTTTTCCCTCACTTTCTGGCAGGTGGGAATCAACGTGTCCCACACTCCCTCACCCCACTTCTCCTGGGGCCTGTTTCctcgaggtgctgagcacccagggccGCAGGTGGAATCAGGGGCAGCTGAGAAGCAGGCCCCTGGACAGCCCCATGCAGTTATTTCTTGACTCCCTAGCTTGGCTCACTCCTttaatcctttcccctcccagccacTCAGAAGTTCAAAGGCACGTTTCAAATTCAATCATTTGCCCACTGGGGCATGCCAGGGCTCTGCTGGAATTCATGGAGGCCGCGGTTAATGTTTGACGCTGTATTTTCAGACACACACCAGCGATATAAGGGGGGCGGAGTTCAGCTCTGCTAGGGAACTCGGATCCGGTGCACTAGACTCTCCGTTTTTAAAATGGGTGTGTGCAGCTTTAAGAGATTGATTGGGGGGGctgagggaaaggggaggggtgtcCTGGGAGCTCTGATGGGGGGGGTCACTCTGTGAAGCAGGACTCTCCAGCTGTGTCACCTCtacagctgggggggggcgggtgaGAGGagtccagccccccgccccaAGTAACTGCCCCTTGCAATCCGCTCTGCAGTGGCCGTGCAAGCCCCACGCCGGTGTGTGTCCCACGCACCCTCTGCAGCACgcgcaggtgtgtgtgtgtgcaggcaggggatgCACGGGGCTGTGACACGGCGGCTCACACTCACCCCTCCCAGCTCGGTCGAGCCTGCGGGCTCCTGCTAGGATGCGGGCACAGCCCCTGCTCCGCCGCCGCCCCCCTACCATCGCGGACATCCCGCGGCTGCTCAGCGGACGCCTCGGCTcgcccccctggagctgggggggggggagaagccccattccccgcccccaccaGAGGGATCCCCCCGTGCGGCTCTGCCCGGTGTCCTggcgagggggaggaggcagaggaggaggctgCGGCGCGGcgcggggaggagagaggggagggatgcgatggggaagggggggtgcCGGCGGGCGGCTGCAATCCGGAGCGATGCCCGTCCGGAGttggtgttggggggggggaggggaagatgtgAGCTTTTCTTTCCCATAGCTGCAGAGGGGGCGATGGCCTCCCCATAGCCACCGCACCCGACCCGCCGCCGCCGCTCCGCAGAGAGGAGAATTGTCACAGGTCGCTTCGCAGGAGCCCCTGGAAAGCGGCTGCGTTTTCTCGgtctcctcccctcctgcctgggTGCCTAGGACCATTTTTTGACTCACCCGGTGCCAGGCACCTCCTTGAGCTGACCCGGGAGCCGAGCCGAGCTgagccgcgccgcgccgcgccgagCCGAGGGAGCCAGTAGTGGAGCTGATGCCCGTGTGTGTGCGCTCAGCCCAGCCCCAAcccaacacacaaacaaaaaaaagccaacaacaaAAATAACAACACACACGAGCCATGGGCACTGGCAGCCAGGAGGAGCCGGAGAGATGAGCCAACTCTGAGgacactttgatttttttttcttccttctttttgttGGTGGAAAACACAAACTGTAgaatatttttcccccttttcctttgGCTGCAACTGGGTCTGGAGCCTCGTTAATTTCACTTGGCGATGGTAGGTTCCCTGGcagtttccttttctcctttacctccccccaccccgctgtgGTGGATGGACCAAACAGCAAAAGTttaggggcaggggcgggggtaTGTTTGTGGGGGCCGGGTAACCCCCCCAGTGGCAAAGCAGATGCGTGGAGCGCtaggaggggagatggggggatGTGTCCTGCATGGCTCtgtgttgggggggggctgcCCTGCTAAGGTGCAGGCTGGGGACGGAGCCGGATGCAGAAGTGACCAAGAGCTGCTTGCGAGGCAGAGTTTCGTGCTGTAccgtcgggggggggggcaggggagggagatgtTTCTTGCTGGGGAAGTTTCTTTGCcactcctccccgccccctcccccgaggtgtggggaagaggcggggggggggagctctccgcagcccaggggctgctcagCTGGCGACGAGCTGGATGTAGCGGAAAATGGCCGCTCGGAAAGGGGCGGAGAGGACTGCAAGCCGCACCGACTTGAACTTGGCAATGACGCCCAGCAGAGGCGCGATCAAGGCCCGGCTGCGCACCCTGCGctgctgcccttccccccccccccgctgtgtTTTCATGCCCACCTGCCTGAGCTGGCCCGgcagggcccggggggggggaaacGGAGCGCGGTCCCCCCCGGTGCGAAATGCACACccgcctcccccccgcccccagcctgcgTGCCAGCCGCAGGAGCAGCAGCTTCTCTAACCAGCCGGCAGCCCGGGCCTGCCAGGGCCAGCAAAGTTCAGGGCTTGCTGGCTGctcgggggagggaggcaggccacGTACCCCGCGGATCCAGCCCCCCCCGCCTTGCTGATCAGGGCTCCCAAACGCGGGGTTTCAAAGCGGGGCCGCTTTGCAGCCCTCCCCTGCCACCGCAGCACCAGAGAAGCGAAAAGCGAATTTCAGTTCTCGTTCCAAAAATAGCCTCGAGGTTgggggctgggttttttttttattattattatttagtacagaagagatttaaaaaaaaaaccaaaccaaaccccaccCCGTTCTCGGAGCAAAGCTGCTGCTTTGGCCTTTTTTGTTTGGCTCTGCTAGTTGCGGAGAAATAAACACCCCCCAGACAGGGGCTTTCAAAATTGTTGTAAGGGCCCAGCTTTGTTCCACGCCAACCCAAAAGTTTTCTTGTTTTAATGCAACATTTTGACGAGGGCAGGGGGAGAAAACCTCAGCGCGGCTCGCTGCTCCTGCGATGAAAGGGGGTGGCCTGGAAGAGACGCTGGTTTCTTCTAATGATGCTTCCAAAAAAAACTTGGACCAAAACTAAAATCCCTCTGACCTTAGAAGCAAAAGAGAAGGTGGTTTGTCCACGTACCGAGGGGAAAACCGTGGGGCTGCTGGCGATGCAGAGCGAGCTGGCTGCCGCAGTGGGTAGGTGTTTAACACATAACATGTCACCCTAGGCCCGCTCTTCCATCGACCCTATCCGCTCCAGGCCTTCCCCACTGCACCGGCGGGGGAGAAGCTAGGGAGCCTCCccgcctcctctctctccccccagcgcTTAGCAACTTCGGGACTTGCAAACTTGGCAGCATCCAGTGAATTTGGGAATCTCTAGCGAACCCTCCCCGCCTGCAATACGCTGCAATACGCAGGAAATCAACAGCGCGAAATACTTTCTTCTGCAGAAAATCCTTTGCGGGGGGTGGAAGGGGGTGACCTCTGGAATTTTTTTGCAGAGAGAAGCACTGTGGGATTTGGAAAAGCAAAAGTGTCAGGGGGAAAACAAGGGTTTGTAATTGGTGGTGGAGCTGCTATGATTAATTAGGCGTCTAAACTAGTAGGAAAATAAGGTGACTAGATTTTGTCCTTATAATTAGAAGTAGGTGCTGCTGCATTTCGTCTTCTATAGGAAGGCGGCTGTAGCTGCAAAGCCGCGGCGATTCCATTTCACACCCCGAATAGACACACACGCAGACAATGCGAATCCAAACTCGTTTTAATATtcgccccccccccaagtcctgcAAAATCCCCGAACCCGAGAGGACGTTTTCCGTTTTCTTTTCGCTTAAGGTCATTGCTAAGATCAACCGGGCCAGTCGATCAAAACTCGCAAACCTCGAGAGTCTGACATTTGCCATGGGAGAGAAGGGCTTGAGGTCTCACTTTCAGAATTATGAAGCAGGGATTCCCTTCGGTTTTTCTGTACGtggccccccctcccccttctcattAGTTTTATTAAAGCCTCCAGAATTTTTTGGAGGTTGTTTTCGCAGTTTCATGCAGCCAGAATTTGTGGTTTGGAGTTTGGTGCTTGACTGGGGCGGGTGTTTTCTTTGCTGTTCgtgttgtgctgtttgtgttgAGGAAGCAGGCGAAGTGATGTTACTAATTTTGAACTCAGCAACTGTCTCCCCGCTCCCCCCCGCAAGGCTTTGCAAACTCCTAGCCGCGGCTGGACTCAAGGAATCTAGGAACCCGACAGATGTGTCCGCTAATGCTCACCTGTCGCTGCGTGTTCTCACCCCCCTCGCCCCCTGCGAAACCGGAGCGGCCCGAGGAGAAGTTCACTCGCCTGCTGCAGCAAACAGCAAACGAAGTGACCGCCCTAAAGCCTGCGGAGTGAGCGGGGTTCGGGGAGTGACTGGCCGGCTCGCAGGGCGTGATCCCGGGGGTCCCTGCAGAAAGGCGGCTGCCGGGGGGGCTGGTAACAGCCCCGCTTGGCTGTTGATTTGTCGCTAACATTTCCCAGGGCCGCTCCGGCCTGTTGCGCTGGGGACCGGCTCTGTAGATCCGGATTTTGCTCTCAGAGCCGCTTCTCTGCAATAGGCGCCCGTGCTGGGCTGAAGGGGGAAACTGGGGTGGGCTCGGGCTTGCGTGTCTGGGGTCGCTTCTGGTCTGGTCTCTTTTCCCCTAAGCGGGCGCCGGGCTGGTCGGAAGGAGAGTGACCCGGAGGGGCGGTTAGGCGCGTCTGGGTGAGTGTTGTTGTTTTGTCTGCGTGCCCTGGGTCCAGATGTTAACAGAAGATTCCGCCCCCACTCCCCGGCATCATATCGGGCGATGCCCTTCCGCCAGCTCCAACCGCCCCCCATCCAGAGCCACCCTTGGGTGCCTTCCCGTGCGTGTTGGCCTGGGGCAGTTCCCGCCGGGGGAAGACGCATGAGTCTGTCTGGCTACTAGATCTAAAGTTGACAATGTGTTAGCAGCAAGGAGTGAAACTCGAGGGTAGAGCGGGCTGCgcgcgggtgtgtgtgtgtgtttgtgtgtgtgtgtgacacacaccccatccctggCACAGTGACTTCCCCAGAGCCTCCAGCCACTGGGGTTCAATCCTCAGCGTCTCCACTGGCGCTTGCCCCGCAGACGAATATGAATCTGCAGTTTTGATCCTATGGGCTCTGTCCACCCGCTCCGCAAGCCCTGGCATCTCCCAGCCACcttgtgtgcccccccccccgccggaaCCTAGGCATTCCCCCACatctccccactctgcccccaccccaactcccaccCCAGCTTCGCCCTGCAGCGGCGCAGCCTTTTCAGCCAAAAGGGGGATCCTGCATCTTTAAATGGGATGTAATATTTTGGGATGGGCTTTTTCATAACGTCACTCCATTCCtcgctccttttttttttcattttctcatttctttcttccctctctctctggtgCCCGTGTCTCCATTGGAGCGAATTTCCCTCTAACTTCCCCGAtcgctccccctctgcccccctccacttTGTATTTGGGGGGGGATCTTGTAGGGGGGTCGGAGATCTATACCCCGCCCCCCGGTGAGGATGAGTCTTTTTCGTCTTAAATTTCgggttgatttttttccctcttaaagTTGGCTCTTTCGCTCTCTCTTGATTTTGGGGTCCCGCCCGACACCCCCCCTCCCGCCTGCGGTCCATCCCCAGAGAAGAGAGATTCCGGAGAAGGAGACGGGGAAAAACTGCTACAGCCTTCGAAATGACTCAGTAACTTTTGCGCCCTGGGTCTCTGCTGCAGTTAGTCAGTTTCCCAGATCAGCTCGGGATGTATTCGTCTCCTCTGTGCTTAACTCAGGTAACAGCCCCccgtttcccccctccccaaatcccctccgGCTGCTTCCCTCCAAGCCCCTGCTTCATCGCTGGCTCTGCTCCTGGAAACCGGGATGCGGACAGGGAGATTGGCTTCCTCTGCGGAGATCGGTGGGGTTGTCGGTGGAGCAATTTCTCTGCCACCATTAGTGCAAAATAGTTTTACAGTTAAAGAAAAGGGCGGGATTTCTGGTGCGTGTAAAGATCCGGGCTGTCTGCAGCGGGGATGACGCTCGGGTCTTGCCGGCTGTTTTTATTAGGGTGGGGGTTGTTTTTTCTGTCCAGTGATTCCCCCCCCCTTCACTTTCACTGGGGCTGGTTTGTTCGCAGGGGTGccagtgtggtggtggtggttgttttgtcATGCGGCGGGAGGTGGGTGGGTGCAGGGAGACTGCAGGgtttggggggcatttggggagatgggggcaggggggcatttGGTGTGTAATTTAAAAGAGCGACTGGCAGCTCGCAGCCAGCTCGCCTCGGGGCACTCCTGCCTTCATGGGCATTTAGAGGGGAAAGAATCGGCCTATAACTAATTGctttcaaaccccccccccccagtaataCACGGgaaactttcctctgcagcgAACGGCAcatgtccccccaccccaggcctgggCTTGCGGGGACGGGCACGATGGGGGCAGTTTTTCTTCGAAATGATCTAACTTTGTACGAAGTTGGAATCAcatgggcgtgtgtgtgtgtttgtgtgtctctgtgtgtgttatTTTAGGGGATAATCTGTGCACCTTGGCTAGTGTGTATCTTGTAGGTCACAAATATTCACGGTGTGTGTTGTGTGATATTCTGAGGGATCATATTTTCTTGGTGTATATTGTGTTTGTGTTATTAAAATATTGATTATGCATGTGTTGCTTTAAATGAGAACCTATTCATTGTGGGTGGCTGTGTAACTGTAGGTGATAAAATAGTCTCTGGGTGTTGTGTATTTTGTGTGCATGTTATTTTAAAGGGGGTGGCAAAGATCACTACCTGTGTTGTGCATTGTGTTACTCTAGGTCATCAAATAGTCCCTCTCTGTGTATTGTTTTAGGGGATCACTGGGACTGTTGTGTGGGTTTGTGTTACGTTGGGTTATAACATATTGACCACGGGTGTTACTTTAGATCACAGCATATTGGCCCTGTGTTGTGTGTGTTAGTTTATAAAACACAGGCTGCAATATGGTATGTGGGTGTTCTTTTAGGTTCTCTTCACAGTTGGTGTTGCGTGTGTTATTTGACAGGAGAGAATATTCCCTGGTTGTATTGTGTGTTACCTTTGTGGGCTCTCTGAGTGTGTGCTTTGTGCGGTTTCTTTTTGTGAATAAAATATTCGCTTGAAAGTTTCTTTGCATATTCCACCAAAACTCTGCAGAGGCAGGGCCACGTTGGAGGGGGAGGCTGGATCGCTTGCTCTGTCCATATTGATTTttgatatttatttaattattgagCAGCCAGCCGTCCCTTTGCGTCTGAGTGACCCTTTCCCTGCTGCGGGGCCCACTTGCTCCAGCGAAATCAGGGGTCCGCAACCTTTCCCAAGTGCTGGgccaagtcttcatttgttcactctgatttaaggtttcgcgtgccggtaatacattttaacatttttagaaggtctctttctagaagtctataatatagaactaaactattgttgtgtgtaaaagtaaatacggttttaaaatgtttaagaagcttaatttaaaattaaattaaaatgcagagccccccggacggtggccaggacccgggcagtgtgagtgccacagaaaagcagctcacatgccataggttgcctacccctgaatctctcctccctctgctccttAGTGACTGTAAGGGTCTGTTCTAGGCCTGGGAGCTCCACTgaaaagagaggaggagaaagggcaaGGACCAAAGGCTCGGTCTGCTCCGGGGTTCCAGCCCctcagctctccagctgcccccCAGAAGGAGGGTGATGTCAGTGGGGCAGGAGACTAGCAAGACACCCCGCTTGCCTCTCCTTCCGTCTGCCAGTCAGTCCCTCTAGGGCTGGACTTTCCTGTGGCTTTAACCTGATTCTTGCTTCCCCTTCTTGCAACCCCCACATCAGGGTCACATGCTGCCCCCTGCACTGGGTGTGGGTAGGGGCCCACAGATCTGCACCCACGGGGAGACAGACAAGCCACAGGGACAGGAGGATCCCTACGGCTTAGCTGACCACCCAGGAGGCAGTGCCCGGGAGCAGGCTCACCTCCCCTGTCTTAGGTGTCGTGCACACTGCAGCCGTGTTCCACCTGCCTGTGTCTCTtggagaaagggggagagaagcccCTGGGTTTTGGTCTCGCCTCTTTTACTGGCCTTAGTATTTCTGGGCAATTCCTGAGACAGGCCTCAGGTTCCTGCCCCAGGAGCCAGGCGACAGTCGTTCCCCCCCACATTTTGCAAATAAGGTAACTGAGTTTGCACAAGGCCGCgtctggaaatagaacccaaggGTCTCAGATGCCAAAGCTACATCTCATTGACTCAGCCATGCTGCCTTTGGGAAGGAAGGTGCCAAATCTGTGTGCTTGACTTTGCTGGCTACAAtcattgctctaaccactagaccatgctcTGCTCACCGCTCCAGGAAGGGAACCCGAGAAGCCTGATACCCCACCACAGCCATGCACTGTGTAGCCTGCTGGCAAAGCGTGTGTCCTGTCCCTCTCTGGAGCTGCAGTGGGACAGGCCTGTGGCTGGAAACGAAGGGCCTAGATTCACAGACGGCTATTGAGCCTAGACGGTGTGCGATCACGTAGTTAAACACATGCGAGAGGCTgcagaattaaggctgcatgAGTGACATTAAATGTGGTGCTTCCTCAGTTCCGACTTTCTAACCTTAAAGATCTTTAACCCAGCAGCTCTTTCCTTCtctccatccttcctctccccatgcaCATGCCTCGCCCCCTAGACAGCCCCTCCTAGGTTAGCACTTGCCAGGGACCAGATGTCTTGGGGGGCTAGTAGTGGCCTGTCAGTCACCACTAGCCCAGTGCAGCAAGGACAACAATTGTGCCCATCGAGTGGGTCTCTCCCACCGTGTCAGGAGACTGAAACAAGCCAGGAGCAGAAGTTCCCACGCCTGCCCAGCAGGGAGCCTCATTTGGCTTGGGGAGCTGCCAGAATACGCCaaacccccatctgccccccgcCTTCCCTGCAATGTGGACCTGCCCCAGGTTTGGGCTTTGCAGGGCTCCCTGCagacagctccctctgccctcgCTCGTGGGCCAGGAAAGTCCCCTCGAcgagcagcagctctgggattgTCCCTTCCCTGCCAGAGCTCATCCAAGGCTTGTGTTGCACTAaaatagccctggcacctctgcctAGTGCAGCGCTGGCCAGGGCTCTGCAGTGCCGGGCTTGGTTCCGATCCAGAAGCACGATGACGCGATTGCACACggtccagctctctctccctgactaggggcttccctccaccgagaccCAGGTTCATGCCTATCTCCTCGGACAGCAGCGTGAGCTAGCGGTTAATGCACtgcgctcccagctctgccactggctcctGGGGTGTGATCTCAGGCAAAACACTTCCTcccctctgtgccttggtttatccatctgtaaaatggggcagtGATAGTCACCTACCTCCACGTGGAGTAGAGAGAGAGAACTCTGAGGCTAAATTAAtaactgcaaagtgctttgagatcctcagctggaaggtGCCTTAGATGAGCAATTTATTATGAGtgcaattaattattattattaatgcaaGGAGCCCCTAGTGTGTGCAACACGCTCAGCCTGCAGAAGCAAGAAAGCATGTAACCTgctgattaattattatttattattatttctggttGAGTCCATCCACCCCCTGGTTTGCAGACAAGGTAGGACTGTCCCAGCCAGGGGTAACTCTAGATAATAccaagtcctgccctgagtgcaggggactggactagacgacctctcgaggtcccttccggtcctacgattctatgaactCTTACCCTGAGTTCCTAAAGCTATTTCTGAGCAGCGAATATTTCCCCTTTGAAATCCATCAGAGGCACCAAATCACaatctctcccccgcccccccccccccaaaaaaaaggaaagaaaaatgctcTTGGGGAAGATTCCTATAGCTTAAGGCCAGAGGGAccactgtaatcatctagtctgatgccttcatagcacaggccagagaatccaCCCAGGGGTTCCTGCATCGAGCCACGGCAGCTTCAGCTCCCACCTCTGGCCCTTGTGCAGTCAGTGACCAGTGCCTGGGGAGTGTACAGCACCTGCCATGCTGGAGGGCAGGAGAATTGGGCCTCTGGTGTTCACTCCCTCGTTGGTATTCCAGTTCTTGGCCTGGGACAGGCTTTTCCTCTGGGTTTACCCCACATCAAGGAATCCATATCAGCTGCGCTTTCCTCTTCTGCAGAGGGGTTTGGTCATGTCTCCCGGATGCTCGTCTCCGGTCTTGGTCCCACGTTTGGTGTCGCAGAGCTGAGGAGACGCTTGCAGGGTTTCAGAGACGAATAGAGTGAAGTTCAGGGCCATAATCTGCATTCGGGTGCAAGTCTGGAGGTGCCTGGATCCCGGGTCTTGGGTGGACCCACCTCTGCTTCTGGGGAAGATCCAGGGAACTAACCGTGTGCAACCGCTGACCAGGGGAGCCCTGTATGGGTTTTTTAAACTCCCAGAGAAGGAGGTCGTTGCCCAGCATCACCCAAGGGGTAGGAGCCATGGGGGGAAGTATGTGGTCAAAAGGAAACGTAGCACCTGTGTGGGGAGCAGTGCGGCTTTGAACTAGGTGTGTATGGACGTGTGGAAAGGTGAAATCGGGCTTTCCCATGTGTCATTGCTACAGCTCTCTGATATTGACCTTGGCCCGGGGAACCACATGATCTTGTAGTCTCACTTGATAAGCCCCCACCTTCTGAGCCCCCGGCTCTTGAattctcccccacaccccttgGCTAGGTCTTtatctgggtgggggagggacaggagaTGTGCTTGGTGGTTGTGCTGTTTTGTCCTCCTTCCACAGCCCATGTGGGGGCTTATGTGAAGGGGGTCGGATGCCCAGCTCCACTCACATTGAGGCTCTGCTGGTTTACTCCCGCTGGGCCCATTCATGCCTTCAGCCCAAGCACACCTGACTTACCCTGACGTCAGGCGGAGGAGCACCAGGTTCCCCCGGGTGTGGGTATCCGTGAAGAAAATAGTCCCCTAAGAGGGAGTGCCTTGAAAAACTCACTTCAAATGAACCTCAGTTGAATTGTGCTGGAAAATGACTTGGCAGGGCTGGTGGCTCCGAGCCCAGGTCTGAGAGTGCTGTCTGGCTTGGCTCCAGGGCCCTGCGGGGCTCGGCCTCAGGTATTCAAAAAGAGGAGCCCTGGTACCTCTTCACAAG
The sequence above is a segment of the Gopherus evgoodei ecotype Sinaloan lineage chromosome 22, rGopEvg1_v1.p, whole genome shotgun sequence genome. Coding sequences within it:
- the LOC115638769 gene encoding actin cytoskeleton-regulatory complex protein pan-1-like, with the protein product MARVCCYFCCWLFFVCVLGWGWAERTHTGISSTTGSLGSARRGAAQLGSAPGSAQGGAWHRVSQKMVLGTQAGGEETEKTQPLSRGSCEATCDNSPLCGAAAAGRVRWLWGGHRPLCSYGKEKLTSSPPPPQHQLRTGIAPDCSRPPAPPLPHRIPPLSPPRAAPQPPPLPPPPRQDTGQSRTGGSLWWGRGMGLLPPPQLQGGEPRRPLSSRGMSAMVGGRRRSRGCARILAGARRLDRAGRAAPLLTGSVFHRLHTAQRQARLDPALYLSEFSGDMGTLARAGTSLPASQRELRLRYTNRSNRRSRPNKDARLWGYAKPI